A region of Silurus meridionalis isolate SWU-2019-XX chromosome 15, ASM1480568v1, whole genome shotgun sequence DNA encodes the following proteins:
- the nup98 gene encoding nuclear pore complex protein Nup98-Nup96 isoform X3, translating to MFNKSFGTPFGGGTGGFGTSSTFGQQNTGFGATGGFGASAFGTTTNTGGLFGATQNKPGGLFGSSTFSQPVTSSTSSGFGFGATSGGTSNSLFGSTNTGSGGLFSQQGNAFGANKPASFGTFGTNTSSGGLFGATNAAANPFGATSSLFGPSGFTATQPGTTIKFNPPTGSDTMVKSGVTTSINTKHQCITAMKEYENKSLEELRLEDYQAGRKGPSNPMAATAGGLFGATAAAPPSTAAGLFGSSGTGFSFNQAKPSFSAGTSGFGATPGGLFGQPAQTNSLFKPFSQATTAPNTGFSFGGTNTMGQANTSTMGLFGNTAASQAGGLFGNTANTSTAAGFGTGTGLFGQPNTGFGNVGTQNLFGNKPAGFGTTTTSAPSFGTGTGLFGNKPALSLGTNTNTSSFGFGANPAVGSLFGNKSATGALGTGLGAGFGAGVGAGTTSLFGNNQNKIGSTLGTVGAFGGNSFNTGNSALNFGAPQQPVALTDPNAAAQQAVLQQQLNALNYSPFGDSPLFRNPLSDPKKKEERLKPTNPAAQKALTTPTHYKLTPRPATRVRPKALTSSGSGKSQLFDGLDDDEPSLTNGAFMPRKSIKKLVLKNLNGSSLYNSPLSRETEDLNSPSEYPENGLSPRADTEENQDLEPQGGAEDDLQVSKFYTNRITKPILHTQPSPSLQDTISELNMRRAISARNGLDLSSEDISLGDESIQEERDEELEAQRPPHPAGIVLTRVGYYTLPSMEDLGKMLNENGECIVENFTVGRKGYGSVYFPGEVNLTNLNLDEIVHFRRKEVIIYSDDKDKPSVGEGLNRPAEVTLDGVWPNDKTTCNQIKSPQRLSEMNYEERLENASRKQGARFLEYRPETGSWVFEVPHFSKYGLQASDEEDDVPPAKTETKKIKTAISAGLQQIPLPQQHQQMAPQAQVD from the exons ATGTTTAACAAGTCGTTCGGTACTCCCTTCGGAGGAGGAACAGGAGGATTTGGGACTTCATCCACGTTTGGGCAACAGA ACACAGGGTTTGGAGCGACAGGTGGTTTTGGTGCTTCTGCTTTTGGAACCACAACCAACACCGGTGGACTTTTTGGGGCAACACAGAACAAACCTG GTGGGCTTTTTGGCTCCAGCACATTCAGCCAGCCCGTCACTTCGTCTACTAGCAGTGGATTTGGGTTCGGTGCCACAAGTGGCGGTACCTCGAACAGCCTCTTTGGCAGTACTAATACAGGAAGTGGAGGGCTTTTCTCTCAGCAAGGAAATGCATTCGGTGCCAATAAACCCGCCTCTTTTGGTA CTTTTGGAACCAATACCAGCAGCGGAGGATTGTTCGGGGCAACCAACGCTGCCGCTAATCCGTTCGGAGCAACCTCTTCTCTGTTCGGACCCTCTGGCTTTACTGCGACGCAACCTGGAACGACTATCAAATTTAAT CCACCAACCGGAAGTGACACGATGGTCAAGAGTGGTGTGACGACCAGCATCAACACCAAGCACCAGTGCATCACAGCCATGAAGGAATACGAGAACAAATCTCTAGAG GAGCTAAGGCTGGAAGATTACCAAGCAGGAAGAAAGGGACCCTCAAACCCAATGGCAGCCACTGCAGGCGGCTTGTTTGGGGCCACAGCCGCTGCACCTCCCAGCACTGCTGCTGGTCTGTTCGGCTCCTCGGGTACCGGCTTCAGCTTCAACCAGGCCAAGCCTTCATTCAGCGCTG GTACCAGTGGCTTTGGGGCGACCCCGGGTGGTTTATTTGGGCAGCCAGCTCAGACTAATAGTCTCTTCAAGCCCTTCAGTCAGGCCACCACCGCCCCAAACACTGGCTTCTCCTTCGGGGGCACCAACACCATGGGCCAGGCCAACACCAGCACTATG GGTCTGTTTGGGAACACTGCTGCCTCGCAGGCTGGAGGTCTGTTTGGGAACACGGCCAACACCAGCACGGCCGCGGGCTTTGGCACGGGCACCGGGCTCTTTGGGCAGCCCAATACCGGCTTTGGGAATGTGGGTACACAG AATCTGTTTGGTAACAAACCTGCGGGGTTTGGCACCACCACCACGAGTGCTCCCTCCTTTGGCACAGGCACTGGCCTGTTCGGCAACAAACCTGCACTCAGTTTAGGGACAAACACGAACACTTCCAGCTTTG GGTTTGGAGCCAATCCTGCTGTAGGTAGTTTGTTTGGAAACAAATCTGCTACTGGAGCACTCGGGACAGGACTCGGAGCGGGTTTTGGAGCAG GTGTAGGTGCAGGTACAACGTCTCTGTTTGGAAATAACCAGAACAAAATCGGATCCACTCTGGGGACAGTAGGGGCGTTCGGGGGCAATAGTTTCAACACAGGAAACAGCGCGCTGAACTTTGGAGCACCGCAACAACCTGTCG CCCTGACTGATCCCAACGCAGCAGCCCAGCAAGCAGTGCTCCAGCAGCAGCTCAATGCGCTGAACTATTCTCCTTTTGGAGATTCACCTCTGTTTAGAAACCCACTCTCAGACCCCAAGAAGAAAGAGGAG CGCCTGAAGCCTACAAATCCAGCCGCCCAGAAAGCCCTGACGACCCCTACACACTACAAGCTCACCCCCCGTCCTGCCACACGTGTGCGTCCCAAGGCCCTCACCTCATCAGGTTCTGGGAAATCTCAGCTTTTCGATGGGCTAGACGACGATGAACCTTCTCTCACTAACGGAGCTTTTATGCCCAG GAAGAGCATAAAAAAACTTGTGTTGAAGAATTTGAACGGAAGCAGTCTTTACAACAGCCCACTGAGCAGGGAGACTGAAGACTTGAACTCCCCATCAGAATACCCAGAGAACGGCCTCAG CCCGAGAGCAGATACAGAAGAAAACCAAGACCTAGAGCCTCAAGGAGGCGCAGAGGACGACCTGCAAGTCTCAAAGTTCTACACCAACCGCATTACTAAGCCCATCCTGCACACCCAGCCCAGTCCCTCACTGCAAGACACCATCAGCGAGCTGAACATGCGCAGAGCCATCAGCGCTCGCAACGGCCTGGACCTCAGCAGTGAGGACATCTCTTTGGGAGACGAGAGTATTCAGGAAGAGAGGGACGAGGAGCTGGAGGCACAGAGACCTCCTCACCCAGCAG gtaTCGTGCTCACCCGGGTGGGCTACTACACCCTGCCGTCCATGGAGGATCTCGGGAAGATGCTGAATGAAAATGGCGAGTGTATCGTCGAAAACTTCACAGTTGGAAGGAAAG GCTACGGCTCTGTCTACTTTCCTGGTGAAGTGAATTTGACGAACCTGAATCTCGATGAAATTGTGCACTTTAGACGAAAGGAAGTAATTATCTACTCTGATGACAAAGATAAACCTTCTGTGGGAGAGGGCCTGAACAG ACCAGCAGAAGTGACCCTTGATGGTGTTTGGCCCAACGACAAAACCACATGCAATCAGATCAAAAGTCCTCAGCGGCTGAGCGAGATGAACTACGAGGAACGCCTAGAGAACGCTTCACGCAAGCAAGGCGCCCGCTTCCTGGAGTACAGACCTGAAACTGGTTCCTGGGTGTTTGAG